The nucleotide sequence ACCACGCGCTGCGTCGCAGCATCCGCGATGGCCGTCAGCGCTGCATCTCAACTTCCGTCGTCGTCACCACGCGCTGCCTCGGAGCTTCCATCGAAGCATCGTCGGCGCTGCGATGGTGACCACGACGAACGGCCGACATGGGCACTGCAACTCCGGCGATGGTTGCCTTGAAGCTGCAATGGAGCAAAGCTGGCCCTGCAATGTAGCCTCGCCGGAGTTGCATTGGAGCCTCGCCGGATGCACCCGTGCTGCATTGGAGCCTCGCCGGATGCACCCGTGCTGCATTGGAGCCTCGCCGGAGTTGCAATGGAGCTTCGCTGGAGTTGCAATGGAGCTTCGCTGGACCCATCGGTGCTGCGTTGGAGCTCCATTGGACGGCCGTCGATGCACCATGAGAGCTCCAGTGGAGCTTTGCCGGGACAACATCGCTGCGTATGAAGCTGTTGCGCGCTTGCTGCTACCATAGTGTTGCCCGCGATCTAAAAATCACCCCCGCACTGATCCAACGGCTAGCTAAGAAATCATCCGGCTGATTCGTAGCAGCCGCCATTTCTTAAACGTTTATTGACGCCATGTTTCCTGTGTTTCTAAAGGGAGCACTAGCACAGGGAGAAGGTTGAAATGCTAGAAGAAATCATGCTAGGTGACGCAACCACCGGAGCAGAAAAAATGCAATAgctcccacacacacaaaaaaagcaataccaaaaagaaaaaaaaagtagAGAAGAAGCATCATTGTAGTTAGAGGAAAAGATAGAGAGAGTGTGGCAGAGAAAAGACTGCCGCATCCCCATGGCGCACCAGCCATTTTTTTTCTTGTGCAAAAAATAAAAATGCCACTCATACTGCTGTGGATTAAGAAAAAAACTGGGAGGTAGTATGCAAGGCATCATAATAAATAGTGAGATAATATTGTTGTATTGAAATTCTTGAAAAATCCAAGTGTTTCAAAATTACAATCCTTGGGTAGGAAGAACTCAAATGACATATACTTGCAAACATCGGTAATTTTTTCCAGCCCAACTTTACAAAATCACCAACTGTACATACACAAAAGCGACAACCAATGGTAAGCAAAGACATTATGCTACCTTCTGCCAAATCATCGGAACTTTGTGTAGGACGACCAACGCAAATCTGAATGCTTCTATCCTTGTGCCTCTAGGAGGATCTCAACCTGGTCCACCGGTGGTGAGTATCACTCGATCCAGACGTTTCTGTCACACATTTCATTTTCAACATCAAATATGATCTTTCCCATTTCAGACTCAAAACATTGTTTTTGCGAAAACAGACTCAAAAATCAGCATGCCCATGTATCTGGTGGAGCCGGCAGGACAATGAATAACATACTGGTAAACAGAGAGGCGGTGAATAAAATGAAGAGATGTGAAAGGGAGAGGAATTTTAATGCTTGCCACGAAATATTTAGAGACATCCATCACCTTTgccccgtggcaacgcacggacatatttgctactccctccgtctcaaaatatAAAAACGTTTTTAATACTAGCATAAtgtcaaaaacattcttatattttGGAGAGAGGGAGTAGTATTTAGCTAAAAAACCCAATACATAGGATCGAAGCTTATGTAGAAGAAAAAATAGTGGGACGAAACCGCCAGCGTCGCCGGGACGCAGCTCCTCTGACGTACGGCGCACTCGCTGACGTGTGGACCCGGACCCACGCGTCAGTGGCCCAACGTCAGGTGGCCGTACGTCAGGGGATCCGGCTCCGCGTCGCCGGCCACCACAGATGACCGCCACTATGAGCCGCCGCCACACCAAGATCGAGCAGCCCTCCGCCGATTCGCCTGACAAGACCTCGTCAGCCGGCCCATCTGGTAATGTACCAGAGGCCGCGCCGCCTCTTCCTCTTCTCCCAGGCGccacgaggaggaggaggtgatCCCCGCCCCGCCGCGGAAGCGCTGGGAAGATCCGCGCTCTCTGAGGCTCAGGCTGCTGAACCTCATCCGTACCTTCTACCTGGAGGCGCTCTCCCGCCTGCCCGCCGCCCGACTCTGGAGCACGCACGCCCGCGGCGTCCTCGTCGCCGGCCACTGCTACGGGCCCCTCTCCCCTGTCGACAATATCCTCGTCAACGCCATCTGGTATGACACCGCCTTTCCCCGCCGCCCCACCGTCGACTTTCACTTCGGCGATGTGCTCGAGATCAGCCCCGAATGCATCGCCCGCATCGCTCACCGCTCCCTGGAGGGTCTCATCGCCTGCCTCCTTCACCTCTGCCCCTCCCTCTCCCGCGACGACGCGCTCTGGCACCTCCACCTCTCCAAGGCCGACCTCTCCCGAGCCATCGCTTCTGCCTCCGATTCCGTCTCGGCGCCCACCCAAGCCGCCTTTCTCAAGGCCGCCGAGGCGGCGCACCACCCCATGCCACACGCTTTGGCGCTCTTCGTCTCCTCGGTATTTCCCAAGGTTGAGCGTGATGCGAGAATGCTTCTCTGCGTCAACCGGGCGCTCACCGCCCCTGAGCTCGACCGCCTCTCTGACATGCTGGTGCCCTCCCCGCTTCCGGAGGACCTCTATCCTCCTCCCCCACTGGTGACGTCCTGGGTGGCCGCCGTAATCAAGTCGCGCATCGAAGGCTGCAAATATTCCCAGGAAGCCTCACGCCAGCTGGTTGAGACTGCATTATCCAAATATGCTCAGCAAACAGGCCAACATTACGAGCTCCATTTAGTCTGTGGCATAAATTTGTTCATCCAATCCGAAGCCTTTTGGCACATCAACTTCTTGGCACGGGCAAAGGACGCTGCTGGTGAACTGCCCATTTACTTCTTCGCCGAAGCAACGGTTGCAATGGGCGAGGACGACGAATTCCTGGAGGAGGATATCGTCTTGTGCTGCCCAATCAAACCGGCTGGAATTGGTATACATGCTCTCTCCCACCACCATTGTCCTATGACATTTCTATTTCATATTCCGTTAGAAAGAAAGTGTCAAGAAGACAAAAACATAACACCTAGACCTAGCAACAAAGCAAAAATCAACCAATAACAAAAGCCTAAGAGCCTAAATTACCAAGCTCTAAGTGTTTCTTAGTGGCATGAACAGCTAATATCAGTTCCCTAAATAATATATGTATCAATATATATGTATATGGTTGTATGTTGTTGGTTTTGAAAATATTCTTAATTATGGTCTCATTTACAGTTTAAATAAACTATGTGTGTACTTTAAAAAAAAATTACCCCCTCCTTTTCAGTTTATAAGTCTCATGTTTGTCATAAGTCAAACCAACTTAAGTTACTACCTCTATCATGATTTATACCTATATCATGGTTTATAAGTCTCGCAGACAtaccattgaaaacttcttttGAAGGTGAATCTAACAATATTTTTTTGTGACATATAACTAATATTTTGTTGATCAAACTAATGTCAATCTTTTCATTGAAATGTGTGAGAGACTTTTAACCAGGATCGAGGGAGTAAGCAAGTTTGTTATAAAAAAATTGGCATCTACAATATGAAATCAGTATCAGTAGATCCGTCATGAAAtttgttttcatttattttgTATTGTAGATATTGACATTTTTTTTCTGTAAACCTGGTCAAACATAAATGGGTTTGACTTAAGATAAACTTGGTGATTCTTATAAACTGAAAGGAGGTAGTACTTAGATATTCCGTGCTGCAGTTTTAGATAGCATAGTTTACATTACAGAAATATTGCTGATCCTTCTTGCCCTACATACTATGCAATCTGCTATAAGTGCTTAGCTCCATAAGAATCAAATATGGGGATTAATTGCTCATTGCAGCAATGATTTAATCCTATCATAACTTGCACGTGCTGGATTTTAGTAATGTATACTGCCAGTTCACAGATAGAAATAGGAATTTAAATATTATGCAAGTTTTGGCTATTGCATGGGGAAACAAAATCATGGTATCCTCTTGTTCTTATTTACTGAAACAGGTGGATGCTTCATGTTTCTGTTTTATTGAAACCTATAAAGTCCATTTAGATGTATCGAGAACAAGTCATACTACTTGAGACCTTTGACAGGTCACGAGTGATACAAGTATTAAAAAGTTATTATGCCCAGAGCACGGCCCAGGTCACTGCAATTTCTGGGGACCTACACAAAAAAGCGGTGTCAGTTCCCTTGCTTTGCAATGTTGGCTCATAATATATACAATCCTGATATACAATTAAAAGGAAACCTTCAGATTAACGTGCTCCGCTGCTCCAAATACCACATTTTGAACAGAATACACATTGTTTTGCCAGCTTTCATTCTTTGCTCTGCAGTTCAGCCATTTCCGCATCTAAATAGATTCGGCTGAGTCACCCTCAGTATTTATAAGCTAATTTTTGCTGAAAATTCATTTGTCCAATGGTGTCCTGAACTAAATTCCTCTTTCACCGGTCTTCAGTATGCATCGGAGGTTCAGACTTCTATTTGTGTTGTAACTCCCTATGCAGCCGTTTTTggcaaataaaataaaattgtgtcGTCTAGTTTATTCTGCCATGCTCCTATATTGGCTAGGTGAACTTTAATGAACCAGTTACATAGTCTTATAATTTTATTTTCTAAGTGAAACAATCGATAATTTGTTTCTTTTCTGTTGTGAAAAGCTCTTATGCTAATTCTTCTTTCTGGCACATGCAGGTGGGTGTGGAGCTTGTACTGCCCAATATAAAAAGCTCAACCACCCTATTGACAAAGAACACCATGGTGGATTGGATGACTATGACGAAGAGATTGGGAATGGAGATGATCACTGGGATTATAAATTTCCTCAGCTTGTAGACTTCATCATGTTTGATGCTGAGGACTGTGCAACTGTACGTCATATAGAGAAGCGCTTTCCTCCTAGGCCCGACGGGGATGAAAGCGCCGAGAATTTATGGATCACTGAAATGTGATAGCAGTTGACAGTAGTAATTTATAGTTATGCTTACATAGAGCATTTGGCATGTGGTGTCTTTCTGAAGAATGTTGTTTTAGTACTGTTTTTGTGCTGTTTCGGAAGATATCTCTTGTTGGCATTTGCCATGTTGTTATGAATGTTGG is from Triticum urartu cultivar G1812 unplaced genomic scaffold, Tu2.1 TuUngrouped_contig_149, whole genome shotgun sequence and encodes:
- the LOC125526704 gene encoding uncharacterized protein LOC125526704, which codes for MPHALALFVSSVFPKVERDARMLLCVNRALTAPELDRLSDMLVPSPLPEDLYPPPPLVTSWVAAVIKSRIEGCKYSQEASRQLVETALSKYAQQTGQHYELHLVCGINLFIQSEAFWHINFLARAKDAAGELPIYFFAEATVAMGEDDEFLEEDIVLCCPIKPAGIGGCGACTAQYKKLNHPIDKEHHGGLDDYDEEIGNGDDHWDYKFPQLVDFIMFDAEDCATVRHIEKRFPPRPDGDESAENLWITEM